One Peromyscus leucopus breed LL Stock chromosome 20, UCI_PerLeu_2.1, whole genome shotgun sequence genomic region harbors:
- the Ccdc184 gene encoding coiled-coil domain-containing protein 184 isoform X2 has protein sequence MEDSLLEIMTKDGGDMPAPLEVSTVPAVGDVISGEYNGGMKELMEHLKAQLQALFEDVRAMRGALDEQASHIQVLSDDVCANQRAIVSMCQIMTTAPRQGGLGVAGGKGSFPSVPHEPETPSPGTGDSGLLGPDPGEEDEDEEEEKGIPSPATPTSHCERSESPCAGLLGEDGPLVEPLDLPDITLLQLEGQGERDSHRRICRVKDFGSIANSTQPRIIAKLQKGNLPFC, from the exons ATGGAGGACAGTCTGCTGGAGATCATGACCAAGGACGGCGGCGATATGCCGGCGCCTCTGGAGGTGTCCACGGTGCCCGCCGTGGGGGACGTGATCTCCGGGGAGTATAACGGCGGCATGAAGGAACTGATGGAGCACCTGAAGGCCCAGCTGCAGGCCCTGTTTGAGGACGTGAGGGCCATGCGAGGGGCGCTGGACGAGCAGGCCTCGCACATCCAGGTTCTATCGGACGACGTGTGCGCCAACCAGCGGGCCATAGTCTCCATGTGCCAGATTATGACCACCGCGCCCCGCCAGGGAGGCTTGGGCGTGGCTGGCGGCAAGGGGAGCTTCCCGAGTGTTCCCCATGAGCCGGAGACACCTTCGCCTGGGACTGGGGACAGCGGCTTGCTGGGTCCTGATCCCggggaggaggatgaggatgaagaggaggagaaagggatacCCAGCCCCGCCACACCCACCAGTCACTGTGAGCGCTCCGAGAGCCCCTGTGCTGGTCTCCTTGGGGAGGATGGGCCACTTGTGGAGCCCCTCGACCTGCCTGACATTACCCTGCTGCAGCTGGAGG gtcagggagagagagactctcaCAGAAGGATTTGTAGGGTGAAGGACTTCGGAAGCATCGCGAATTCCACCCAACCACGCATCATAGCAAAACTGCAGAAAG GAAATTTACC
- the Ccdc184 gene encoding coiled-coil domain-containing protein 184 isoform X1: protein MEDSLLEIMTKDGGDMPAPLEVSTVPAVGDVISGEYNGGMKELMEHLKAQLQALFEDVRAMRGALDEQASHIQVLSDDVCANQRAIVSMCQIMTTAPRQGGLGVAGGKGSFPSVPHEPETPSPGTGDSGLLGPDPGEEDEDEEEEKGIPSPATPTSHCERSESPCAGLLGEDGPLVEPLDLPDITLLQLEGQGERDSHRRICRVKDFGSIANSTQPRIIAKLQKGEVPGEEVPISGTPIRPLTLPSPLFPGNRRTIELCK, encoded by the exons ATGGAGGACAGTCTGCTGGAGATCATGACCAAGGACGGCGGCGATATGCCGGCGCCTCTGGAGGTGTCCACGGTGCCCGCCGTGGGGGACGTGATCTCCGGGGAGTATAACGGCGGCATGAAGGAACTGATGGAGCACCTGAAGGCCCAGCTGCAGGCCCTGTTTGAGGACGTGAGGGCCATGCGAGGGGCGCTGGACGAGCAGGCCTCGCACATCCAGGTTCTATCGGACGACGTGTGCGCCAACCAGCGGGCCATAGTCTCCATGTGCCAGATTATGACCACCGCGCCCCGCCAGGGAGGCTTGGGCGTGGCTGGCGGCAAGGGGAGCTTCCCGAGTGTTCCCCATGAGCCGGAGACACCTTCGCCTGGGACTGGGGACAGCGGCTTGCTGGGTCCTGATCCCggggaggaggatgaggatgaagaggaggagaaagggatacCCAGCCCCGCCACACCCACCAGTCACTGTGAGCGCTCCGAGAGCCCCTGTGCTGGTCTCCTTGGGGAGGATGGGCCACTTGTGGAGCCCCTCGACCTGCCTGACATTACCCTGCTGCAGCTGGAGG gtcagggagagagagactctcaCAGAAGGATTTGTAGGGTGAAGGACTTCGGAAGCATCGCGAATTCCACCCAACCACGCATCATAGCAAAACTGCAGAAAGGTGAGGTTCCCGGAGAGGAAGTGCCCATCTCTGGGACTCCCATCCGTCCCCTTACCttgccctctcccctcttcccaggaaaCAGGAGGACCATTGAATTATGTAAATAA
- the Ccdc184 gene encoding coiled-coil domain-containing protein 184 isoform X4 yields MEDSLLEIMTKDGGDMPAPLEVSTVPAVGDVISGEYNGGMKELMEHLKAQLQALFEDVRAMRGALDEQASHIQVLSDDVCANQRAIVSMCQIMTTAPRQGGLGVAGGKGSFPSVPHEPETPSPGTGDSGLLGPDPGEEDEDEEEEKGIPSPATPTSHCQGERDSHRRICRVKDFGSIANSTQPRIIAKLQKGEVPGEEVPISGTPIRPLTLPSPLFPGNRRTIELCK; encoded by the exons ATGGAGGACAGTCTGCTGGAGATCATGACCAAGGACGGCGGCGATATGCCGGCGCCTCTGGAGGTGTCCACGGTGCCCGCCGTGGGGGACGTGATCTCCGGGGAGTATAACGGCGGCATGAAGGAACTGATGGAGCACCTGAAGGCCCAGCTGCAGGCCCTGTTTGAGGACGTGAGGGCCATGCGAGGGGCGCTGGACGAGCAGGCCTCGCACATCCAGGTTCTATCGGACGACGTGTGCGCCAACCAGCGGGCCATAGTCTCCATGTGCCAGATTATGACCACCGCGCCCCGCCAGGGAGGCTTGGGCGTGGCTGGCGGCAAGGGGAGCTTCCCGAGTGTTCCCCATGAGCCGGAGACACCTTCGCCTGGGACTGGGGACAGCGGCTTGCTGGGTCCTGATCCCggggaggaggatgaggatgaagaggaggagaaagggatacCCAGCCCCGCCACACCCACCAGTCACT gtcagggagagagagactctcaCAGAAGGATTTGTAGGGTGAAGGACTTCGGAAGCATCGCGAATTCCACCCAACCACGCATCATAGCAAAACTGCAGAAAGGTGAGGTTCCCGGAGAGGAAGTGCCCATCTCTGGGACTCCCATCCGTCCCCTTACCttgccctctcccctcttcccaggaaaCAGGAGGACCATTGAATTATGTAAATAA
- the Ccdc184 gene encoding coiled-coil domain-containing protein 184 isoform X3: MEDSLLEIMTKDGGDMPAPLEVSTVPAVGDVISGEYNGGMKELMEHLKAQLQALFEDVRAMRGALDEQASHIQVLSDDVCANQRAIVSMCQIMTTAPRQGGLGVAGGKGSFPSVPHEPETPSPGTGDSGLLGPDPGEEDEDEEEEKGIPSPATPTSHCERSESPCAGLLGEDGPLVEPLDLPDITLLQLEGQGERDSHRRICRVKDFGSIANSTQPRIIAKLQKDLCGC; this comes from the exons ATGGAGGACAGTCTGCTGGAGATCATGACCAAGGACGGCGGCGATATGCCGGCGCCTCTGGAGGTGTCCACGGTGCCCGCCGTGGGGGACGTGATCTCCGGGGAGTATAACGGCGGCATGAAGGAACTGATGGAGCACCTGAAGGCCCAGCTGCAGGCCCTGTTTGAGGACGTGAGGGCCATGCGAGGGGCGCTGGACGAGCAGGCCTCGCACATCCAGGTTCTATCGGACGACGTGTGCGCCAACCAGCGGGCCATAGTCTCCATGTGCCAGATTATGACCACCGCGCCCCGCCAGGGAGGCTTGGGCGTGGCTGGCGGCAAGGGGAGCTTCCCGAGTGTTCCCCATGAGCCGGAGACACCTTCGCCTGGGACTGGGGACAGCGGCTTGCTGGGTCCTGATCCCggggaggaggatgaggatgaagaggaggagaaagggatacCCAGCCCCGCCACACCCACCAGTCACTGTGAGCGCTCCGAGAGCCCCTGTGCTGGTCTCCTTGGGGAGGATGGGCCACTTGTGGAGCCCCTCGACCTGCCTGACATTACCCTGCTGCAGCTGGAGG gtcagggagagagagactctcaCAGAAGGATTTGTAGGGTGAAGGACTTCGGAAGCATCGCGAATTCCACCCAACCACGCATCATAGCAAAACTGCAGAAAG
- the Ccdc184 gene encoding coiled-coil domain-containing protein 184 isoform X5 gives MEDSLLEIMTKDGGDMPAPLEVSTVPAVGDVISGEYNGGMKELMEHLKAQLQALFEDVRAMRGALDEQASHIQVLSDDVCANQRAIVSMCQIMTTAPRQGGLGVAGGKGSFPSVPHEPETPSPGTGDSGLLGPDPGEEDEDEEEEKGIPSPATPTSHCERSESPCAGLLGEDGPLVEPLDLPDITLLQLEGEVSL, from the coding sequence ATGGAGGACAGTCTGCTGGAGATCATGACCAAGGACGGCGGCGATATGCCGGCGCCTCTGGAGGTGTCCACGGTGCCCGCCGTGGGGGACGTGATCTCCGGGGAGTATAACGGCGGCATGAAGGAACTGATGGAGCACCTGAAGGCCCAGCTGCAGGCCCTGTTTGAGGACGTGAGGGCCATGCGAGGGGCGCTGGACGAGCAGGCCTCGCACATCCAGGTTCTATCGGACGACGTGTGCGCCAACCAGCGGGCCATAGTCTCCATGTGCCAGATTATGACCACCGCGCCCCGCCAGGGAGGCTTGGGCGTGGCTGGCGGCAAGGGGAGCTTCCCGAGTGTTCCCCATGAGCCGGAGACACCTTCGCCTGGGACTGGGGACAGCGGCTTGCTGGGTCCTGATCCCggggaggaggatgaggatgaagaggaggagaaagggatacCCAGCCCCGCCACACCCACCAGTCACTGTGAGCGCTCCGAGAGCCCCTGTGCTGGTCTCCTTGGGGAGGATGGGCCACTTGTGGAGCCCCTCGACCTGCCTGACATTACCCTGCTGCAGCTGGAGGGTGAGGTCTCTCTGTGA